Proteins from a genomic interval of Xanthomonas sp. AM6:
- the lysS gene encoding lysine--tRNA ligase, producing MTEQTPAPSLPVDENGLIAERRAKLGALRAQGVAYPNDFRRHDFAGDLQAEFADAERWSAEALEAEGRTLRLAGRLLAKRVMGKASFVQLQDESGRIQLFLQANALGPAYDAFKGWDIGDIIGVEGGLTRTKTGELSVRATALRLLTKALRPLPDKWHGLSDVEQRYRQRYVDLIVSPEAREVFVKRSKIIRAMRAWLDARRFLEVETPMMHYIPGGATAKPFTTHHNALDLDLYLRVAPELYLKRLVVGGLERVYEINRNFRNEGVSTRHNPEFTMMELYEAYATYHEVMDLTENVIRDVAQEVLGTTQVHWDGADIDLAPAFRRWRMDEAVRHHNPQISVADCTDRDALLRHCERLKIRTKPSYGWGKLLLEIFEATVEHTLIQPTFITDHPVEVSPLARSSDTEPGYTDRFELFINGKEIANGFSELNDPEDQAARFQAQVAAKEGGDDEAMHFDADYIRALEVGLPPTGGLGIGIDRLVMLLTGSSSIRDVLLFPYMRPEA from the coding sequence ATGACCGAGCAGACCCCCGCGCCGTCCCTTCCCGTCGACGAGAACGGCCTCATCGCCGAACGCCGCGCCAAGCTGGGAGCGTTGCGCGCGCAGGGCGTGGCCTATCCGAACGATTTCCGCCGTCACGATTTCGCCGGCGACCTGCAGGCCGAGTTCGCCGATGCCGAGCGCTGGAGCGCCGAGGCGCTGGAGGCCGAAGGCCGCACCCTGCGCCTGGCCGGGCGCCTGCTGGCCAAGCGGGTGATGGGCAAGGCCAGCTTCGTGCAGCTGCAGGACGAGTCCGGGCGCATCCAGCTGTTCCTGCAGGCCAACGCGCTGGGCCCGGCCTACGACGCCTTCAAGGGCTGGGACATCGGCGACATCATCGGCGTGGAGGGCGGGCTGACCCGCACCAAGACCGGCGAACTGTCGGTCCGCGCGACCGCGCTGCGGCTGCTGACCAAGGCGCTGCGCCCGCTGCCGGACAAGTGGCACGGCCTGTCCGACGTGGAGCAGCGCTACCGCCAGCGCTACGTCGACCTGATCGTGTCGCCGGAGGCGCGCGAGGTGTTCGTCAAGCGGTCCAAGATCATCCGCGCGATGCGCGCCTGGCTGGACGCGCGCCGCTTCCTGGAAGTGGAGACGCCGATGATGCACTACATCCCCGGCGGCGCCACCGCCAAGCCGTTCACCACCCACCACAACGCGCTGGACCTGGACCTGTACCTGCGCGTGGCGCCGGAGCTGTACCTGAAGCGGCTGGTGGTCGGCGGCCTGGAACGCGTCTACGAGATCAACCGCAACTTCCGCAATGAAGGCGTCAGCACCCGGCACAATCCCGAATTCACCATGATGGAGCTGTACGAGGCCTACGCCACGTACCACGAGGTGATGGACCTGACCGAGAACGTGATCCGCGACGTGGCCCAGGAAGTGCTCGGCACCACCCAGGTGCACTGGGACGGCGCCGACATCGACCTGGCGCCGGCATTCCGGCGCTGGCGCATGGACGAGGCGGTACGCCACCACAATCCGCAGATCAGCGTCGCCGACTGCACCGACCGCGACGCGCTGCTGCGCCACTGCGAGCGGCTGAAGATCCGCACCAAGCCGTCCTACGGCTGGGGCAAGCTGCTGCTGGAGATCTTCGAGGCCACCGTCGAGCACACCCTGATCCAGCCCACCTTCATCACCGACCACCCGGTCGAGGTGTCGCCGCTGGCCCGTTCCAGCGACACCGAACCCGGCTATACCGACCGCTTCGAGCTGTTCATCAACGGCAAGGAGATCGCCAACGGCTTCTCCGAGCTCAACGATCCGGAGGACCAGGCGGCCCGGTTCCAGGCCCAGGTGGCGGCGAAGGAGGGTGGCGACGACGAGGCCATGCACTTCGATGCCGACTACATCCGCGCGCTGGAAGTGGGCCTGCCGCCGACCGGCGGCCTGGGCATCGGCATCGACCGGCTGGTAATGTTGCTGACCGGCAGCAGCTCGATCCGTGATGTGCTGCTGTTTCCGTACATGCGGCCGGAGGCTTAA
- the prfB gene encoding peptide chain release factor 2 (programmed frameshift), translated as MIELNPIRHRIADLSDRVLSLRGFLDYDVKKERLEEVTRELESPDVWNDPERAQGLGRERANLEKTVGGIASVLDGLNEALEFLELAESENDEDTALAVVADVERFQAHVEKLEFQRMFSGQMDASNAFVDIQAGAGGTEAQDWAEILLRMYLRWCESRGWKTELMEVSGGEVAGIKSATLRVEGDFAYGWLKTETGVHRLVRKSPFDSDNRRHTSFTSVFVSPEVDDNIDIDINPADLKTDVYRSSGAGGQHVNKTESAVRITHVPTGIVVACQTGRSQHQNRDNAMKMLAAKLYELEIQKRNAERDAVEATKSDIGWGSQIRNYVLDQSRIKDLRTGIERTDTQKVLDGDLDEFVEASLKSGLEVGAKRSDA; from the exons ATGATCGAACTCAATCCCATCCGCCACCGCATCGCCGATCTGTCCGATCGGGTGCTGTCGCTTCGGGGGTTTCTT GACTACGACGTCAAGAAGGAACGCCTAGAGGAAGTCACCCGGGAGCTGGAAAGCCCCGACGTCTGGAACGACCCCGAGCGCGCCCAGGGCCTGGGCCGCGAACGCGCCAACCTGGAGAAGACCGTCGGCGGCATCGCCAGCGTGCTCGACGGGCTCAACGAGGCGCTGGAGTTCCTTGAACTGGCCGAGAGCGAGAACGACGAGGACACCGCGCTGGCGGTGGTCGCCGACGTCGAGCGCTTCCAGGCGCACGTGGAGAAGCTGGAATTCCAGCGCATGTTCTCCGGGCAGATGGACGCCAGCAACGCCTTCGTCGACATCCAGGCCGGCGCCGGCGGCACCGAGGCGCAGGACTGGGCCGAGATCCTGCTGCGCATGTACCTGCGCTGGTGCGAGTCGCGCGGCTGGAAGACCGAACTGATGGAAGTCTCCGGCGGCGAAGTGGCCGGGATCAAGTCGGCCACGCTGCGCGTGGAAGGCGATTTCGCCTACGGCTGGCTGAAGACCGAGACCGGCGTGCACCGGCTGGTGCGCAAGTCGCCGTTCGATTCGGACAACCGCCGGCACACCAGCTTCACCTCGGTGTTCGTGTCGCCGGAAGTGGACGACAACATCGACATCGACATCAACCCGGCCGACCTGAAGACCGACGTCTACCGCTCCTCCGGCGCCGGCGGCCAGCACGTCAACAAGACCGAGTCGGCGGTGCGCATCACCCACGTGCCGACCGGCATCGTGGTCGCCTGCCAGACCGGGCGCAGCCAGCACCAGAACCGCGACAACGCGATGAAGATGCTCGCCGCCAAGCTGTACGAGCTGGAGATCCAGAAGCGCAACGCCGAGCGCGACGCGGTCGAGGCGACCAAGTCGGATATCGGCTGGGGCAGCCAGATCCGCAACTACGTGCTCGACCAGAGCCGGATCAAGGACCTGCGCACCGGCATCGAACGCACCGACACCCAGAAGGTGCTGGACGGCGACCTGGACGAATTCGTCGAGGCCAGCCTCAAGTCCGGCCTGGAAGTCGGCGCCAAACGCAGCGACGCCTGA
- a CDS encoding LytTR family DNA-binding domain-containing protein, with the protein MSEPAPATSVYSRFLPWRRSFEIGFWVALTLVNGIANSITVLIDIRRTGLHFAAWEPALWEWSSGLVFLLIVPLLVLLTRHCPLHWDNWRRRLPAYLLGSVALSVLHVLGMVAIRSAVYRLQGLHYDFGPWPQGLAYEYLKDVRSLASMLLCVEMYRFLLRRWQGEAALLGAPDEGPPVEPLERPERFLVRKLGREFLVAAADIEWLQASGNYVNLRVRGHDYPLRSTMAAIEARLDPARFVRIHRSYMVNLACVVSIEPLDAGEARVHLRDGSHVPCSRRYRAALRAAAGEGEAAPLAE; encoded by the coding sequence ATGTCCGAACCCGCACCCGCCACCAGCGTCTATTCCCGTTTCCTGCCGTGGCGCCGCAGCTTCGAGATCGGCTTCTGGGTCGCGCTCACCCTGGTCAACGGCATCGCCAACAGCATCACCGTACTGATCGACATCCGCCGCACCGGGCTGCATTTCGCCGCCTGGGAGCCGGCCTTGTGGGAATGGTCCAGCGGCCTGGTGTTCCTGTTGATCGTGCCGCTGCTGGTGCTGCTGACCCGGCACTGTCCGCTGCATTGGGACAACTGGCGGCGCCGGCTGCCGGCCTACCTGCTGGGCAGCGTCGCGCTGTCGGTGCTGCACGTGCTGGGCATGGTCGCGATCCGCAGCGCGGTGTACCGCCTGCAGGGCCTGCACTACGACTTCGGGCCGTGGCCGCAGGGGCTGGCCTACGAATACCTGAAGGACGTGCGCAGTCTGGCCTCGATGCTGCTGTGCGTGGAGATGTACCGTTTCCTGCTGCGCCGCTGGCAGGGCGAGGCAGCCCTGCTCGGCGCGCCCGACGAAGGCCCGCCGGTGGAGCCGCTGGAGCGCCCGGAGCGCTTCCTGGTACGCAAGCTCGGCCGCGAGTTCCTGGTCGCCGCCGCCGACATCGAATGGCTGCAGGCCTCGGGCAACTACGTCAACCTGCGCGTGCGCGGCCACGACTACCCGCTGCGCAGCACGATGGCCGCGATCGAGGCCAGGCTCGATCCGGCGCGGTTCGTGCGCATCCACCGCAGCTACATGGTCAACCTGGCGTGCGTGGTCTCGATCGAGCCGCTGGACGCCGGCGAGGCCCGCGTGCACCTGCGCGACGGCAGCCATGTGCCGTGCAGTCGCCGCTACCGCGCCGCCCTGCGCGCGGCGGCCGGGGAGGGTGAGGCGGCGCCGCTCGCCGAGTGA
- a CDS encoding VIT domain-containing protein, translated as MPYVARKGLCLLLLSLLPAICLPVRAQSAPQRHLVAPLLHTERGERPVELRSATVSAHAAAGLAETTVELVFFNPNARVLEGQLAFPLRDGQQISGFALDVDGRMRDAVPVPKARGRQVFEAIERRGVDPGLVEQTAGNQFQLRLYPLPAHGSRRVRLVYRESLARTAAGWQWRLPLGYAAGAQTLRLQLSTQAAPVDTAGLPAGLRLQPTPGGYAASWSGTPAQLPTELSLPLRAAGEPRVAAGSHDGQRYFQALVPIADLHGARPLPQRIGLLWDASGSARQRDIPAELALLQRYFAAVDNAQVDLLVLRDRAEAPRRFQVRGGDWSALKAALQQLQPDGASALGDWRPAAEIQEYLLFSDGLGNYGAQTLPALAPGQRLYAIDSAGMHADAARLAASAEARGGRLIELHGTQGVPQASERLLQRGGELVALSGDKVADLVADSRHADDGYLRVAGRLLADDATLQLEIATAASTRRLRIALRGASEVPGDLVPGAWARAMLRSLAADPLGDAARRQQLASRFGLVSADTSLLVLENVEDYVRYDIAPPPALREAVARAQAQRQQEQGEQRKQRIDRVAEEFAQRIAWWQRAFPKSAPPQAQPQGEEDAARRQRRDEVSRPMPAMAMAPSPAPAAPMQAAESAALEAVVVRGAVAASAAPAADAADRAGRRAPPTISLALQPWQPDSPYARRLRAAAPDTVYPLYLSERAAHAGSVAFYLDVADVLFERGQRDLALRVLSNLAELQLENRHVLRVLGYRLLQAGRADLAVPVFEQVLRLGEEEPQSFRDLGLAQAAAGNEQAAIEQLYQVVARDWDPRFDGVALIALNELNAIVARAPHPLQTGFVDPRLLRNLPLDLRVVLNWDSDNSDMDLWVTDPNGERCYYAHRSTYQGGQLSQDFTGGYGPEEFSLRRAKPGKYKVEANFFGDRQPLVTGATTLHLQLSTGWGTAAQRDQQVTLRLKDRKDTILVGEFEVR; from the coding sequence ATGCCGTACGTCGCGCGCAAAGGCCTGTGCTTGTTGTTGCTGTCGCTATTGCCGGCGATCTGCCTGCCGGTCCGGGCACAGTCCGCGCCACAGCGGCACCTCGTCGCACCGCTGCTGCACACCGAGCGGGGCGAGCGCCCGGTCGAACTGCGCTCGGCGACGGTGAGCGCGCATGCCGCGGCGGGCCTGGCCGAGACCACGGTGGAGCTGGTGTTCTTCAACCCCAACGCACGGGTGCTGGAAGGGCAACTGGCGTTCCCGCTGCGCGACGGGCAGCAGATCAGCGGTTTCGCGCTGGACGTCGACGGACGGATGCGCGATGCGGTGCCGGTGCCGAAGGCGCGCGGACGCCAGGTGTTCGAGGCGATCGAGCGGCGTGGCGTGGACCCTGGCCTGGTCGAGCAGACCGCCGGCAACCAGTTCCAGCTGCGGTTGTATCCGCTCCCCGCGCACGGCAGCCGCCGCGTGCGCCTGGTCTATCGCGAATCGCTGGCGCGGACCGCGGCCGGCTGGCAGTGGCGGCTGCCGCTGGGCTATGCGGCCGGCGCCCAGACGCTGCGCCTGCAATTGAGCACGCAGGCCGCGCCGGTCGATACCGCGGGGCTGCCTGCCGGCCTGCGTCTGCAACCGACGCCCGGCGGCTACGCGGCATCGTGGTCGGGCACGCCGGCGCAGCTGCCGACGGAGCTGTCGCTGCCGTTGCGCGCGGCCGGCGAACCGCGCGTCGCCGCGGGCAGCCACGATGGCCAGCGCTATTTCCAGGCGCTGGTACCGATCGCCGATCTGCATGGCGCGCGCCCGCTGCCGCAGCGCATCGGCCTGCTGTGGGACGCCTCCGGCTCGGCACGGCAACGCGACATTCCCGCCGAGCTGGCCTTGCTGCAGCGCTATTTCGCCGCGGTCGACAACGCGCAGGTGGATCTGCTGGTGCTGCGCGACCGCGCCGAGGCGCCGCGGCGCTTCCAGGTCCGCGGCGGCGACTGGAGCGCCCTGAAGGCCGCGCTGCAGCAGCTGCAGCCCGATGGCGCCAGCGCGCTGGGAGATTGGCGGCCGGCGGCGGAGATCCAGGAGTACCTGTTGTTCAGCGACGGCCTCGGCAACTACGGCGCGCAAACGCTGCCGGCGCTGGCGCCGGGCCAGCGCCTGTACGCGATCGATTCGGCCGGCATGCACGCCGATGCCGCGCGCCTGGCCGCGTCGGCGGAAGCGCGCGGCGGACGCCTGATCGAGTTGCATGGCACGCAGGGCGTGCCGCAGGCGAGCGAACGGCTGCTGCAGCGTGGCGGCGAACTGGTCGCGTTGAGCGGCGACAAGGTCGCGGACCTGGTCGCCGACTCGCGCCATGCCGACGACGGCTACCTGCGCGTCGCAGGGCGGCTGCTCGCCGACGACGCGACGCTGCAGCTGGAGATCGCCACCGCCGCCAGCACGCGCCGCCTGCGCATCGCATTGCGCGGCGCCAGCGAGGTGCCCGGCGACCTGGTGCCCGGCGCCTGGGCGCGGGCCATGCTGCGCAGCCTGGCCGCCGATCCGCTCGGCGATGCCGCGCGCCGCCAGCAGCTGGCCAGCCGCTTCGGCCTGGTCAGCGCCGATACCTCGCTGCTGGTGCTGGAGAACGTCGAGGACTACGTGCGCTACGACATCGCGCCGCCGCCGGCGTTGCGCGAGGCGGTCGCGCGCGCGCAGGCGCAGCGCCAGCAGGAACAAGGCGAGCAGCGCAAGCAGCGCATCGATCGCGTCGCCGAGGAGTTCGCGCAGCGCATCGCCTGGTGGCAGCGCGCGTTCCCGAAGAGCGCGCCGCCGCAGGCCCAGCCGCAAGGCGAGGAGGACGCTGCCCGCCGGCAGCGGCGGGACGAGGTTTCGCGGCCGATGCCGGCGATGGCCATGGCGCCGTCCCCGGCACCCGCCGCGCCGATGCAGGCGGCAGAATCTGCTGCGCTGGAGGCGGTGGTCGTCAGAGGCGCGGTCGCGGCATCGGCAGCGCCCGCGGCGGATGCCGCCGACCGCGCCGGCAGGCGCGCGCCCCCCACGATCTCGCTGGCCTTGCAGCCCTGGCAGCCGGATTCGCCGTACGCCCGGCGCCTGCGCGCGGCCGCGCCGGACACGGTCTATCCGCTGTACCTGAGCGAGCGCGCCGCGCATGCCGGCAGCGTGGCGTTCTACCTGGACGTGGCCGACGTGCTGTTCGAACGCGGCCAGCGCGACCTGGCGCTGCGCGTGCTGTCCAACCTGGCCGAGCTGCAGCTGGAGAACCGCCACGTGCTGCGCGTGCTCGGCTACCGGTTGCTGCAGGCGGGCAGGGCGGACCTGGCGGTGCCGGTGTTCGAGCAGGTGCTGCGGCTGGGCGAGGAGGAGCCGCAGAGCTTCCGCGACCTGGGCCTGGCCCAGGCCGCGGCGGGCAACGAACAGGCCGCGATCGAACAGCTGTACCAGGTGGTCGCGCGCGACTGGGATCCGCGCTTCGACGGCGTGGCGCTGATCGCACTGAACGAGTTGAACGCGATCGTGGCGCGCGCGCCGCACCCGCTGCAGACCGGTTTCGTCGATCCGCGCCTGCTGCGCAACCTGCCGCTGGACCTGCGCGTGGTGCTGAACTGGGACAGCGACAACAGCGACATGGACCTGTGGGTGACCGATCCCAACGGCGAGCGCTGCTACTACGCGCACCGCTCCACGTACCAGGGCGGGCAGCTGTCGCAGGACTTCACCGGCGGCTACGGGCCGGAAGAGTTCTCGCTGCGCCGGGCCAAGCCGGGCAAGTACAAGGTGGAGGCCAATTTCTTCGGCGACCGCCAGCCGCTGGTCACCGGCGCCACCACCTTGCACCTGCAGCTGAGCACCGGCTGGGGGACCGCCGCGCAGCGCGACCAGCAGGTGACGCTGCGGCTGAAGGACCGCAAGGACACCATCCTGGTCGGCGAGTTCGAGGTGCGCTGA